One genomic window of Acomys russatus chromosome 29, mAcoRus1.1, whole genome shotgun sequence includes the following:
- the Ahdc1 gene encoding transcription factor Gibbin produces the protein MRVKPQGLVVTSSAVCSSPDYLREPKYYPGGPPTPRPLLPTRPPASPPDKAFSTHTFSENPRPPPRRDPSTRRLPVLAKGDDLLPPRAARPVSQAHCPTPTPDSNSLRHWDNGRVNLRPVVQLIDIMKDLTRLSQDLQHSGVHLDCGGLRLSRPPAPPPGDLQYSFFSSPSLANSIRSPEERATPHAKSERPSHPLYEPEPEPRDSPQPGQGHGPGATATATALPPESEPDGPDYSELADADILSELASLTCPEAQLLEAQSLEPPSPQPEPQLLDPQPRFLDPQALEPLGEGLELPPLQPLADPLGLPSLALQALDTLPDSLESQLLDPQALDPLPKLLDVPGRRLEPQQSLGHCQLAEPLRLDLCSSHGPPGPEGHPKYALRRTDRPKILCRRRKAGRGRKADSGPEGRLLPLPIPTGLAAALAEPPPLPPPPPPPALSGPGPVPELEPEPSQTPVVPTRKGKCRGVRRMVVKMAKIPVSLGRRNKTTYKVSSLSSSLSVEGKELGLRVSSEPTPLLKMKNNGRNVVVVFPPGEMPIILKRKRGRPPKNLLLGPGKPKEPAVVAAEAATVTAATMAMPEVKKRRRRKQKLASPQPSYAADANDSKAEYSDVLAKLAFLNRQSQCAGRCSPPRCWTPSEPESVHQAPDTQSISHFLHRVQGFRRRGGKTGGFGGRGGGHAAKAARCSFSDFFEGIGKKKKVVAVAATGVVGPGLTELGHPRKRGRGEVDAVTGKPKRKRRSRKNGTLFPEQVPSGPGFGEPGAEWAGDKGGGWAPHHGHPGGQAGRNCGFQGAEARAFASTGLESGASGRGSYYAGAPSGQTELSQERQNLFTGYFRSLLDSDDSSDLLDFALSASRPESRKASGTYAGPPSSALPAQRGLATFPSRGAKASPVAVGSSGAGADPSFQPVLPSRQTFPPGRATSYGITPAASECRATEAYPKLAPPPSAVARSPTTHPPANTYPPQYGGYGAGQSVFAPAKPFSGQDCANSKDCSFAYGSGNSLPASPSSAHSAGYAPPPTGGPCLPPSKASFFNSSEGGPFSGSAPTPLRCDSRASTVSPGGYMVPKGTTASAASSSSSSFQPSPENCRQFVGASQWPFRQGYGGLDWASEAFSQLYNPSFDCHVSEPNVILDISNYTPQKVKQQTAVSETFSESSSDSTQFNQPVGGGGFRRANSEASSSEGQSSLSSLEKLMMDWNEASSAPGYNWNQSVLFQSSSKPGRGRRKKVDLFEASHLGFSTSASATASGYPSKRSTGPRQPRGGRGSGACSAKKERGGTAAKAKFIPKPQPVNPLFQDSPDLGLDYYSGDSSMSPLPSQSRAFGVGERDPCDFMGPYSMNPSTPSDGTFGQGFHCDSPSLGGPELDGKHFPPLAHPPTVFDAGLQKAYSPTCSPTLGFKEELRPPPTKLTACEPLKHGLQGASLSHAAAAQAHLSCRDLPLGQPHYDSPSCKGSAYWYPPGSAARSPPYEGKVGSGLLADFLGRTEAVCLSAPHLASPPATPKADKEPLEMARPPGPPRGPAAATAGYGCPLLSDLTLSPVPRDSLLPLQDTAYRYPGFMPQAHPGLGGGPKSGFLGPMAEPHPEDTFTVTSL, from the coding sequence ATGCGTGTGAAGCCTCAGGGCCTGGTGGTGACTTCCAGTGCCGTGTGCAGCTCTCCTGACTACCTCCGAGAGCCCAAGTACTACCCCGGAGGCCCCCCAACCCCCCGGCCCTTACTTCCCACCCGGCCCCCTGCCAGCCCACCTGACAAGGCCTTTTCCACTCATACCTTCTCTGAGAACCCACGCCCGCCCCCACGTCGGGACCCCAGCACCCGGCGTCTGCCTGTCCTTGCCAAAGGAGACGACCTGCTACCCCCTCGGGCAGCCCGGCCTGTCTCTCAGGCCCACTGTCCCACACCGACTCCAGATAGCAACTCCCTCCGCCACTGGGACAACGGGCGCGTGAACCTCCGTCCAGTGGTGCAGCTGATTGACATCATGAAGGACCTGACGCGGCTGTCCCAGGACCTGCAGCACAGCGGTGTGCATCTGGACTGTGGCGGGCTACGGCTGAGCCGCCCACCTGCTCCACCGCCTGGGGATCTGCAGTACAGCTTCTTCTCCTCACCCAGCCTGGCCAACAGCATCCGGAGCCCCGAGGAACGTGCCACCCCTCACGCCAAGTCAGAGAGGCCAAGCCACCCCCTCTATGAACCTGAGCCCGAGCCCAGGGATAGTCCACAGCCCGGCCAAGGCCATGGTCCTGGAGCCACGGCCACGGCCACTGCTCTGCCCCCTGAGTCCGAACCAGACGGGCCTGATTACTCTGAGCTAGCAGATGCTGATATCCTCAGTGAACTGGCCTCGCTTACTTGCCCTGAGGCCCAGCTCCTGGAGGCTCAATCCCTTGAGCCACCATCACCACAGCCTGAACCGCAGCTCCTGGACCCCCAGCCCCGCTTCCTAGACCCACAGGCACTAGAGCCTCTAGGGGAAGGTTTGGAGCTACCACCCCTGCAGCCTCTTGCTGATCCTCTGGGGCTGCCAAGCCTGGCTCTGCAGGCCCTCGACACCTTACCTGACTCCTTGGAATCTCAGCTCCTTGACCCCCAGGCCCTTGACCCCCTGCCCAAGCTGCTGGATGTCCCCGGTCGGCGTCTAGAGCCCCAGCAGTCCTTGGGGCACTGCCAGCTGGCAGAGCCCTTACGCCTGGACTTGTGCTCATCTCACGGCCCCCCTGGGCCAGAGGGCCACCCTAAGTACGCCTTGAGACGCACTGATAGGCCAAAGATCCTGTGTCGCAGGCGGAAAGCCGGAAGGGGGCGGAAGGCAGATTCGGGACCCGAGGGTCGTCTGCTTCCCCTGCCTATACCTACAGGGCTGGCTGCTGCCCTGGCTGAGccaccgccgctgccgccgcctcccccacctcctgctctGTCGGGCCCGGGCCCTGTTCCTGAGCTGGAGCCAGAGCCTTCTCAGACCCCAGTGGTCCCCACCCGCAAAGGCAAATGCAGGGGTGTGCGTCGTATGGTGGTGAAGATGGCCAAGATCCCCGTGTCCCTGGGGCGGAGGAACAAGACCACCTACAAAGTTTCTTCCTTGAGTAGCAGTCTGAGTGTGGAGGGCAAGGAGCTGGGCTTGCGGGTGTCGTCTGAGCCCACCCCGCTGCTGAAGATGAAAAACAATGGCCGCAATGTGGTGGTGGTCTTCCCACCCGGTGAGATGCCCATTATTCTCAAGCGGAAGCGCGGCCGCCCACCTAAGAACCTGCTGCTGGGTCCCGGCAAGCCAAAAGAGCCGGCAGTGGTAGCTGCTGAGGCTGCTACTGTGACTGCGGCCACCATGGCCATGCCAGAGGTGAAGAAACGGCGGCGACGGAAACAAAAGCTGGCGTCCCCGCAGCCGTCCTACGCAGCAGATGCCAATGACAGTAAGGCGGAGTACTCTGATGTCCTTGCCAAGCTGGCCTTTTTGAACCGCCAGAGCCAGTGTGCTGGGCGGTGCTCACCACCCCGCTGCTGGACACCCAGTGAGCCTGAGTCGGTACACCAGGCCCCAGACACCCAGAGCATCTCCCACTTCCTGCATCGAGTGCAGGGCTTCCGGAGGCGAGGAGGCAAAACTGGAGGCTttggaggcaggggtggaggcCATGCGGCCAAGGCGGCCCGCTGTTCTTTTAGTGACTTCTTTGAGGGCATTGGCAAGAAAAAGAAGGTAGTAGCAGTAGCAGCGACCGGAGTCGTGGGTCCTGGCCTCACGGAGTTGGGGCACCCGCGCAAAAGGGGCCGAGGGGAGGTAGATGCTGTGACCGGCAAACCCAAGCGCAAGAGGCGGTCCCGAAAGAATGGGACTCTGTTCCCAGAGCAGGTGCCTAGCGGCCCCGGCTTTGGGGAGCCAGGTGCTGAGTGGGCTGGGGACAAGGGTGGTGGCTGGGCCCCTCACCATGGGCACCCAGGAGGACAAGCTGGCCGAAACTGTGGGTTCCAGGGGGCTGAGGCCAGGGCTTTTGCCTCCACTGGGCTGGAGAGTGGGGCTTCTGGCCGTGGCAGTTACTATGCAGGTGCACCCTCGGGCCAGACGGAACTCAGCCAGGAGCGCCAAAACCTCTTCACTGGCTATTTTCGCTCCCTGCTTGACTCGGATGACTCCTCTGACCTTTTGGACTTTGCCCTCTCAGCCTCTCGCCCAGAGTCCAGGAAGGCATCAGGCACCTATGCAGGGCCTCCCTCCAGTGCGCTGCCTGCTCAGCGGGGTCTTGCCACCTTCCCGAGCCGGGGAGCCAAGGCTAGCCCAGTGGCAGTGGGCAGCAGTGGAGCTGGAGCGGACCCCTCCTTCCAGCCTGTCCTACCTTCCCGTCAGACCTTTCCACCGGGACGGGCAACAAGCTACGGAATAACCCCTGCCGCTTCAGAATGCCGGGCAACTGAGGCCTACCCAAAGCTGGCTCCCCCTCCTTCAGCCGTAGCCCGCTCACCCACAACCCACCCGCCTGCCAACACCTACCCACCTCAGTATGGTGGCTATGGGGCAGGACAAAGCGTGTTCGCCCCAGCGAAGCCGTTTTCAGGCCAAGACTGCGCTAACAGCAAGGACTGCAGCTTTGCCTATGGCAGCGGCAACAGCCTTCCCGCCTCACCCAGCAGCGCCCACAGTGCTGGCTATGCCCCACCACCTACTGGGGGGCCCTGCTTACCACCCAGCAAGGCTTCCTTCTTCAACAGCTCTGAGGGGGGCCCCTTCTCTGGGTCAGCCCCCACACCCTTGCGCTGTGACAGTCGAGCCAGTACTGTCTCACCCGGTGGCTACATGGTGCCCAAGGGTACCACAGCTTCTGcggcctcctcctcttcctcctcttttcagcCCTCGCCTGAGAACTGTCGGCAGTTTGTGGGGGCTTCTCAGTGGCCTTTCCGGCAGGGGTATGGAGGCCTGGACTGGGCCTCAGAGGCCTTCAGTCAGCTCTACAATCCCAGTTTTGACTGCCACGTCAGCGAGCCCAATGTAATCTTGGACATCTCAAACTACACGCCGCAGAAGGTGAAGCAGCAGACCGCCGTGTCCGAGACCTTCTCCGAGTCGTCCTCTGACAGCACCCAGTTCAATCAgcctgttggtggtggtggttttaggCGTGCCAACAGCGAGGCCTCGAGCAGCGAGGGCCAGTCAAGCTTGTCCAGCCTGGAGAAGCTCATGATGGACTGGAACGAAGCATCGTCTGCTCCAGGCTACAACTGGAACCAGAGTGTCCTCTTTCAGAGTAGCTCCAAGCCTGGCCGTGGACGGCGGAAGAAAGTGGACCTGTTTGAGGCCTCACATCTGGGCTTTTCAACATCTGCCTCGGCCACTGCCTCTGGCTACCCGTCCAAACGGAGCACTGGGCCCCGGCAGCCTCGGGGTGGCCGGGGTAGTGGGGCCTGCTCAGCCAAGAAGGAGCGAGGTGGTACAGCGGCCAAAGCCAAGTTCATCCCTAAGCCACAGCCAGTTAACCcactgttccaggacagcccagaccTTGGCCTGGACTACTACAGTGGGGACAGCAGCATGTCACCACTGCCCTCCCAGTCAAGAGCCTTTGGTGTGGGAGAACGAGATCCCTGTGACTTCATGGGGCCCTACTCCATGAATCCATCTACACCCTCTGACGGCACTTTTGGTCAAGGCTTCCACTGTGACTCTCCCAGCCTGGGCGGCCCCGAGCTGGACGGCAAGCATTTCCCACCGCTGGCCCACCCACCCACAGTGTTTGACGCTGGCCTGCAGAAGGCATACTCACCCACCTGCTCGCCCACACTCGGCTTCAAGGAAGAGCTGCGGCCACCACCTACAAAGCTGACTGCCTGTGAGCCCCTCAAGCATGGTCTTCAGGGGGCTAGCCTGAGTCATGCTGctgcagcccaggcccacctgagCTGCCGGGACCTGCCGCTGGGCCAGCCACACTATGATTCCCCTAGTTGCAAGGGTTCAGCCTATTGGTACCCACCAGGGTCAGCTGCCCGTAGCCCACCCTATGAAGGCAAGGTGGGTTCAGGGCTGCTGGCTGACTTCCTGGGCAGGACGGAGGCTGTCTGCCTCAGTGCCCCTCACCTGGCTAGCCCACCAGCCACACCCAAGGCCGACAAAGAGCCACTGGAGATGGCCCGGCCGCCGGGTCCACCCCGTGGCCCTGCTGCAGCCACTGCTGGCTATGGCTGCCCACTCCTTAGTGACTTAACCCTGTCCCCTGTGCCGAGGGACTCGCTGCTGCCCCTGCAGGACACTGCCTACAGGTATCCAGGCTTTATGCCGCAGGCACATCCTGGCCTGGGTGGGGGCCCTAAGAGTGGCTTCCTGGGGCCCATGGCGGAACCTCACCCCGAGGACACATTCACCGTCACCTCCCTGTAG